A single region of the Aptenodytes patagonicus chromosome 7, bAptPat1.pri.cur, whole genome shotgun sequence genome encodes:
- the ACYP1 gene encoding acylphosphatase-1, with the protein MAEGEGLVSVDYEVSGKVQGVFFRKYTQGEAKRLGLVGWVQNTSHGTVQGQVQGPTARVRELQEWLRKIGSPQSRISRAEFSNEKKITALEHNDFQILK; encoded by the exons ATGGCGGAGGGCGAGGGTCTGGTCTCCGTGGACTACGAGGTGTCCGGCAAGGTGCAGGGCGTTTTCTTCCGCAAGTACACTCAG GGGGAGGCTAAGAGACTAGGGCTCGTTGGTTGGGTCCAGAATACTAGCCACGGCACCGTGCAAGGACAAGTCCAGGGTCCAACTGCCAGGGTACGGGAGCTGCAGGAATGGCTCAGGAAGATAGGAAGTCCCCAGTCCCGCATCAGCCGAGCCGAGTTCAGCAATGAGAAGAAGATCACGGCGCTGGAGCATAATGACTTCCAGATTTTGAAATAA
- the ZC2HC1C gene encoding zinc finger C2HC domain-containing protein 1C, with product MALFPPVDSVVPATKLVPSSQLEHQKNNFQHVLIPDKEESLKDLYARKSRSYSHSLFAESSQHSSRHGGFCSAGLQSKYLTSQTKTLPAKSVAQRKEGVDRAYPLKPIFHHKGVSVPAVNTAELRSSPYREEAPNSRPGAMSKGKPPAGRPQLDAVLSPWTAEPKQSASPLYRRELAYILKLEADGRNLEEEIRKKEALLREKLRRTKEELRRIQREKELVEAEERRDREVERTHEQKATRRPEEKTFRVAVRPGDGGGVFGGAQSAEATIPKPGTTLHSQELAMGKLKKERLVASNSKIRGRIPMECLASCSELALKHRPSPSALSDRDSGDHPSTEVLYMQAASAVEPGGLGQCSFCGRKFLYTRLEKHMSVCGKSQGSKRKVFDSSRARARGTELEQYQQRKSSERPQNKPPRRNNWRQKHEVFIQTLRQARQVQQVLSRGGKVSDLPPLPSIENPDYVACPYCRRRFAPQAAERHIPKCKTIKSRPPPPPQRRRC from the exons ATGGCTTTGTTTCCACCGGTGGATTCTGTGGTACCAGCTACTAAGCTTGTTCCCAGTTCCCAGCTGGAACACCAGAAGAACAACTTTCAGCATGTACTCATACCTGACAAAGAGGAAAGTTTAAAGGATCTCTACGCCCGAAAAAGCCGAAGCTATTCGCATTCTCTTTTTGCAGAAAGCAGTCAACACAGCTCCAGGCACGGAGGCTTCTGTTCAGCTGGACTGCAGAGCAAGTATCTCACCAGCCAGACCAAGACTCTGCCAGCTAAATCAGTAGCCCAACGCAAAGAAGGAGTGGACCGTGCATATCCCCTGAAACCAATTTTTCACCACAAGGGTGTGAGTGTTCCAGCGGTCAACACAGCAGAGCTCAGAAGTTCCCCATACAGGGAGGAAGCTCCAAATAGTAGGCCTGGCGCAATGAGCAAAGGGAAGCCTCCAGCAGGGAGGCCTCAGCTAGATGCAGTGCTCTCTCCTTGGACAGCAGAGCCTAAACAGTCAGCCTCCCCTCTATACAGGAGAGAGCTGGCCTACATCCTAAAGTTGGAGGCAGATGGACGGAACCTGGAAGAGGAAATTCGAAAGAAAGAGGCCCTCCTCAGAGAGAAGCTGAGGAGAACAAAGGAGGAGCTTAGGAGGATTCAAAGAGAGAAGGAGCTTGTCgaggcagaggagagaagagacagagaaGTGGAGAGGACCCATGAGCAAAAGGCCACAAGGCGCCCTGAAGAGAAAACTTTCAGAGTTGCAGTCAGGCCAGGTGATGGTGGGGGGGTCTTTGGTGGGGCGCAGTCTGCAGAGGCCACTATCCCCAAACCTGGCACCACCCTCCACTCCCAAGAGCTGGCTATGGGGAAACTCAAGAAGGAGCGGCTGGTGGCCAGCAACAGCAAAATTCGAGGCCGCATACCCATGGAGTGTTTAGCCTCTTGTTCAGAGCTGGCCCTAAAACATCgcccttctccctctgccctcTCAGACCGAGATTCTGGTGACCACCCGTCCACAGAGGTGCTGTACATGCAGGCTGCCAGTGCTGTGGAGCCGGGGGGGCTTGGACAGTGCAGCTTCTGCGGACGTAAGTTTCTCTACACCAGGCTTGAGAAGCACATGAGTGTCTGCGGCAAGAGCCAAGGCTCCAAGAGGAAAGTGTTTGACTCCAGCAGGGCCAGAGCTAGGGGCACAGAACTGGAACAATATCAGCAGCGAAAGAGCTCAGAGAGGCCTCAG aaTAAGCCACCCAGAAGGAACAACTGGAGACAGAAGCACGAGGTTTTCATCCAGACCCTGCGCCAGGCCCGCCAGGTGCAGCAGGTCCTCTCCAGGGGAGGGAAGGTGTCTGACCTGCCCCCGTTGCCCTCCATCGAAAACCCAGACTACGTGGCCTGCCCCTACTGCCGACGCCGATTTGCTCCCCAAGCAGCTGAGAGACACATTCCCAAATGCAAAACCATCAAGAGTAGGCCCCCACCCCCACCGCAGAGGAGGCGCTGCTGA